A region from the Candidatus Tenderia electrophaga genome encodes:
- the recR gene encoding recombination protein RecR (involved in a recombinational process of DNA repair, independent of the recBC complex) codes for MTQSSLIADLIEALRCLPGVGPKSAQRMAYHLLERDRDGARRMAAALTAAADKVGHCTSCRTLTELEICPVCASPSRDRSLLCVVEMPTDVAAIEQSNVYKGLYFVLMGHLSPLDGIGPADIGLDLLSIRLGQGEIKEVILATNSTVEGEATAHYIAELARSHGVAVSRIARGVPMGGELEYIDGGTLSHAMAGRQTL; via the coding sequence ATGACGCAAAGCTCACTGATCGCCGATTTGATCGAAGCCCTGCGCTGCCTGCCCGGCGTGGGGCCCAAGTCCGCCCAGCGCATGGCCTATCATCTGCTGGAGCGTGATCGTGACGGTGCCCGGCGCATGGCCGCGGCCCTCACCGCAGCGGCGGACAAGGTGGGGCATTGCACCTCCTGCCGCACGCTCACCGAATTGGAGATCTGCCCTGTCTGCGCCAGCCCGAGCCGCGACCGTTCCCTGCTGTGCGTGGTGGAAATGCCGACCGATGTGGCCGCCATCGAGCAGTCTAATGTCTACAAGGGATTGTATTTCGTGCTCATGGGCCATTTGTCACCCCTGGACGGCATTGGCCCCGCTGATATCGGTCTCGATTTGTTATCGATCCGGCTGGGGCAGGGGGAGATCAAAGAGGTGATCCTGGCCACCAATTCCACCGTGGAGGGCGAGGCGACCGCCCACTACATCGCCGAGCTGGCGCGCAGCCATGGCGTGGCCGTCAGCCGTATCGCTCGCGGCGTGCCCATGGGCGGTGAGTTGGAATACATCGATGGCGGCACCCTGTCCCATGCCATGGCCGGCCGGCAGACGCTGTGA
- a CDS encoding oligoribonuclease, whose product MPQNQNNLIWIDLEMTGLNPDSDRIIEIATIVTDAELNILDEGPVLAIHQSDEVLDQMDDWCTRQHGQSGLTERVQNSRISEREAELQTIEFLRNHVPANTSPMCGNSICQDRRFLYRCMPELERYFHYRNLDVSSLKELAARWAPKVVQGFSKNATHLALDDIRDSIRELQYYREHFIKLPAG is encoded by the coding sequence ATGCCCCAAAATCAAAACAACCTGATCTGGATCGATCTGGAGATGACCGGTCTGAATCCGGACAGTGACCGCATCATCGAAATCGCCACCATCGTCACCGATGCCGAGCTGAATATTCTGGACGAGGGGCCGGTGCTGGCCATCCACCAGAGCGACGAGGTGCTGGACCAGATGGACGATTGGTGCACGCGCCAACATGGCCAATCCGGCCTCACCGAGCGGGTGCAGAACAGCCGCATCAGCGAGCGCGAGGCGGAGTTGCAGACCATTGAATTTTTACGTAACCATGTCCCGGCCAACACCTCGCCCATGTGCGGCAACAGCATCTGTCAGGACCGACGTTTCCTGTATCGCTGCATGCCGGAGTTGGAGCGGTATTTCCATTATCGCAACTTGGATGTCAGTTCCCTGAAGGAGTTGGCGGCACGCTGGGCGCCCAAGGTGGTGCAGGGGTTCAGCAAGAATGCCACCCATCTGGCCTTGGACGATATCCGCGACTCCATCCGCGAGTTGCAGTACTACCGTGAACACTTCATCAAACTACCGGCGGGGTAG
- a CDS encoding epoxyqueuosine reductase: protein MTEKHTLTQPHEAVDYPALARAIKEQGRALGFQQLGVSDIDLSEASQHLRAWLQANFHGEMGYMARHQALRDDPRQLVPGTVRVISVRMDYLPPSGDAEAVMNNPELGFVSRYALGRDYHKVMRKRLQRLADWITARVGEFGYRVFVDSAPVLEKALAQKAGLGWIGKHTNLLSRTAGSWFFLGEIYTDLPLPTDDSPEEHCGSCRACIDICPTRAIVAPYQLDARLCISYLTIELHGSIPVELRALLGNRIYGCDDCQLVCPWNRFAQLSGEDDFLPRHGLDAPYLIELFAWSEQTFNERLQGSPIRRIGHERWLRNIAVALGNGAKSEAVIDALKGRLEHPSEMVREHVQWALDQLR, encoded by the coding sequence ATGACGGAAAAACACACGTTAACCCAGCCGCATGAGGCTGTCGACTATCCGGCCCTGGCGCGCGCCATCAAGGAACAAGGCCGGGCGCTGGGTTTTCAACAGCTGGGCGTCAGCGATATCGATCTGAGCGAGGCCTCGCAACATCTCCGCGCTTGGCTGCAGGCCAACTTCCACGGCGAAATGGGCTATATGGCGCGCCACCAGGCCTTGCGCGACGACCCGCGACAGCTGGTCCCCGGCACTGTGCGCGTCATCAGTGTGCGCATGGACTATCTGCCCCCGAGCGGCGATGCCGAGGCGGTGATGAACAATCCCGAACTGGGTTTTGTGTCGCGCTACGCCCTGGGCCGGGACTATCACAAAGTCATGCGCAAACGGCTGCAGCGGCTGGCCGACTGGATCACGGCGCGCGTCGGTGAATTCGGTTACCGCGTCTTCGTCGACAGCGCCCCGGTGTTGGAAAAGGCCCTGGCGCAGAAGGCCGGGCTGGGCTGGATAGGCAAGCACACCAATCTGCTCAGCCGCACGGCGGGGTCCTGGTTTTTCCTCGGCGAGATCTATACCGACCTACCCCTGCCCACCGATGACAGCCCTGAGGAGCATTGCGGCAGCTGCCGCGCCTGCATCGATATCTGTCCCACCCGGGCTATCGTCGCGCCTTATCAACTGGATGCCCGGCTGTGCATCTCTTATCTCACCATCGAGCTGCACGGCAGTATCCCGGTGGAGCTGCGCGCGCTGCTGGGCAACCGCATCTACGGCTGCGATGACTGTCAGTTGGTCTGCCCCTGGAACCGTTTCGCTCAGTTATCGGGCGAGGATGACTTTCTGCCGCGCCATGGCTTGGACGCCCCCTACCTGATCGAGTTGTTCGCTTGGAGTGAACAAACGTTCAATGAGCGGCTGCAGGGGTCACCCATCCGCCGCATCGGCCATGAACGTTGGTTACGCAATATCGCGGTAGCCTTGGGCAATGGCGCCAAGAGCGAGGCAGTGATCGATGCCTTGAAGGGGCGCCTGGAGCATCCTTCCGAGATGGTCAGGGAGCATGTGCAATGGGCTCTGGACCAGCTGCGCTAA
- a CDS encoding bifunctional ADP-dependent (S)-NAD(P)H-hydrate dehydratase/NAD(P)H-hydrate epimerase → MSRLPNTLYRAADVRELDRIAIQEFGIPGIELMNRAGTALFDELCSRWPAAGRVAVVCGAGNNAGDGYVVARLAKEKGFEVTLLALLDPAELRGDAKTAWGAAQAAGVTVNEFEAEALADAEVIIDAIFGTGLDRPVAGRWADAVAAINAAGLPVLAVDIPSGLHADSGRVMGVAVRAAATLSFIGLKQGLFTAAGPDYCGLLGYDDLGVPAAALARRSPAAQRVDWLNQRARLPPRPRSAHKGLFGHVLVVGGNHGMAGATRMAAEAAARVGSGLTTVATRPEHVAAMAAFRPEVMWHGVSGAAELRRALQRATVVAVGPGLGRDEWARTMLETVLAAGLPLVVDADALNLLAQDPCRNDQWILTPHPGEAARLLQTDSGAINEDRFAAVAQLGQRYGGTVVLKGAGTLIGDERGALALCSGGNPGMASGGMGDVLTGVIAGLAAQGLALTQAATAGVALHAAAADKLALSGERGMLAGDLMSVLRGLVN, encoded by the coding sequence ATGAGCCGCTTACCTAACACGCTTTATCGTGCCGCCGATGTCAGAGAATTGGATCGTATCGCCATCCAGGAATTCGGTATCCCGGGCATCGAGTTGATGAACCGGGCCGGAACCGCCCTGTTCGACGAGCTCTGCAGCCGCTGGCCCGCGGCCGGGCGCGTCGCCGTGGTCTGCGGCGCCGGCAACAACGCCGGTGACGGCTATGTGGTGGCGCGCCTGGCCAAGGAAAAGGGCTTCGAGGTGACACTGCTGGCCCTGCTCGACCCGGCTGAACTGAGGGGCGACGCCAAGACCGCCTGGGGTGCAGCCCAGGCCGCCGGTGTGACGGTAAATGAATTCGAGGCCGAGGCGCTGGCTGACGCGGAGGTGATCATCGACGCCATCTTCGGCACCGGCCTGGACCGGCCGGTGGCGGGGCGCTGGGCCGATGCCGTCGCGGCCATCAACGCCGCAGGGCTACCGGTGCTGGCGGTGGACATCCCCTCCGGCCTGCATGCCGACAGCGGCCGGGTCATGGGCGTGGCGGTGCGGGCCGCGGCCACGCTGAGCTTCATCGGTCTCAAACAGGGGCTGTTCACCGCTGCCGGGCCGGATTATTGCGGGCTGCTCGGTTACGACGACCTGGGCGTGCCGGCGGCGGCCCTGGCCAGACGTAGCCCGGCGGCGCAGCGCGTCGATTGGCTGAATCAGCGCGCGCGCCTGCCGCCACGACCGCGCAGCGCCCATAAAGGTTTGTTCGGTCATGTTCTGGTGGTGGGCGGTAACCACGGCATGGCGGGTGCGACGCGCATGGCGGCGGAGGCGGCGGCGCGGGTGGGCAGCGGACTCACCACGGTGGCCACCCGTCCCGAGCACGTGGCCGCCATGGCGGCGTTTCGGCCCGAAGTGATGTGGCACGGGGTGTCGGGCGCCGCCGAGTTGCGCCGGGCCCTGCAGCGCGCCACCGTGGTGGCCGTGGGGCCGGGCCTGGGCCGGGATGAGTGGGCCCGAACCATGCTTGAGACGGTGCTGGCCGCCGGTCTGCCTCTGGTGGTGGATGCCGATGCCTTGAATCTGCTGGCCCAGGACCCGTGTCGCAACGACCAGTGGATTCTTACGCCCCATCCGGGCGAGGCCGCCCGGCTGTTGCAAACCGATAGCGGCGCGATCAACGAGGATCGCTTCGCCGCGGTGGCGCAGCTCGGCCAGCGCTATGGCGGTACGGTGGTATTAAAGGGTGCCGGCACGTTGATCGGCGATGAACGGGGCGCGCTGGCCCTGTGCAGCGGCGGCAATCCCGGTATGGCCAGTGGCGGCATGGGGGATGTCCTGACCGGCGTGATCGCCGGCCTGGCGGCGCAAGGCCTGGCCTTGACCCAGGCGGCAACGGCGGGGGTGGCGCTGCATGCCGCGGCTGCCGACAAGCTCGCTCTGAGCGGCGAACGCGGCATGTTGGCGGGGGATTTGATGAGCGTATTGAGGGGCTTGGTCAACTAG